CACGCCCAGCGAGAGAGACTGTTCGGCGAGTTCCGCCGTGGCGAACGGGACACGCTGGTGGTCTCACGGGTCGGCGACGAGGGCATCGACCTCCCGGACGCCGAACTGGCCGTCGTCGCCTCCGGGCTCGGGGGGTCGCGCCGACAGGGTGCCCAGCGCGCCGGCCGGACGATGCGGCCCGCGGGCGAGGCGCGGATGATTCTGCTGGCGACGCGCGGAACGACGGAGGAAGACTTCGTCCGGCGACAGATGCGCCACCTCGCCTCCAAAGGCATCCAGGTCACCGAGACCGAGAGCGAGACGGTCGAGTCGCCCGCCGACGAGGCGTGACCTCGGTCAGTCCTCGAACCGGCTTGGGTCGGCGGCTGCGTTCACCACGTCGACCGCGGCGACGTTCTCGGGGACGTCGTGGACGCGGACGATGTCCGCGCCCCGTTCGGCGGCGAGCGCCGTCGCGGCAACCGTCGCCGACCCGCGTTCGTCGGCGTCCTGCCCGATGAGGCCGAACAGCGACTTGTGGGAGTGGCCGACCAGGACCGGACAGCCCAGCGCCTGGAACTCGTCGATGCGGCCCAGCAGTTCGAAGCTCTCCGCCGCGGTCTTCCCGAAGCCCACGCCCGGGTCGACGATTATCTGCTCGCGGTCCAACCCCGCTTTCTCGGCCAGCAGGACCCGCTCGGTCAGCTGGTCGATGCAGTCCTCGACGACGTCGTCGTAGTCGACGTCCGTCTCCGGGTCGACCGGCGTCTCGATGGAGTGCATCACGACCACGGGGACGTCGTACTCGGCAGCGACCAGCCGCATCTCGGGGTCCTCGAGGCCCGACACGTCGTTGAGGATGTCCGCGCCGGCGTCGAGTGCCGCGCGAGCGACGCTGGCCTTCCGGGTGTCGACGGAGATCGCCACGTCGGCGTCGGCCAGCGCCTCGATGACGGGGAGGACGCGCTCGCGCTCTTCCTCGGCGGGCACCGGTTCGGCGCCCGGACGAGTGGACTCGCCCCCGATGTCGAGGATGTCGACGCCCGCTTCCACCATCGCCTCGGCGCGGGCGACGGCGTCCTCGGCGGCGTCGTACTCGCCGCCGTCGTGGAACGAGTCCGGCGTGACGTTCAGGATACCCATCACCGCGGTGCCGTCGTCCCAGGGGAACTCGCGGTCGGTGGCGGGCTGCTGGATGTCGAGCGCCTCGCGCAGTTCGTCGCTGAACGTCGCCAGGCCGTACGGTTGTCCCTCGAGCTTGTCGGTCAGGCGCTTGAACTGGGCCATCGTCGCCATCAGCACGACGTCGACGTTCTCCTCGTCCTGGTTGTTCAGGCCGGAGATGGCACACTCCCCACCCAGTGAGAGCAGTTCCTCCTTGAGATACTGGGCCTGTCGCGGCTGGACGCGCGTTCTGAGGACCCGGTGGACGGCCTTCCCGCGCATCCGCCAGGCGCCGGCGTCGGTGACGTCGGCCGCTGCGATGGTCTCGCGAGCCTCCGGGATGGAGTCGACGCGTTTGGGGACCATCGAGCGGGCCCATCGCGTGCGGGCCTCCCGGACGGCGTAGAGCGACCCGGTGACGAGGACGGCGTCGTCCTCGCCTGCGGCGTCGAGTGCGATGTCGAGTGCGCCTGCGACGTCAGAGCGCGTCTCGACGGTGGCGTCGGTCGCCCCCTCGACGGCCCGGGCGACGACGGACGTCGACTCCGCCCGGTCGACGTTGGGTTTGCAGGCGACGACGTGGTCCGCGTCCCCGAGCGCCGCCGCGATGTCGCTGTGGTCCTTGTCGACCATCGCCCCCAGCACCACGTGCAGGTCGTCGTACTCGAAGGCCGCGAGCGTCTCGACGACCCGCTCGACGCCGCCGGGGTTGTGCGCCCCGTCGAGCACCGTCAGGGGCGACTCGTCCATCACCTCGAAGCGGCCTGGCCAGTGAGCGTTGCGCAGGCCGCGTTCGATATCGGTCGTCGCGACGTCGGCCACCTGCCGGCACAGCGCCGCGGCGACACCGGCGTTCTGCGCCTGGTGTTCGCCAAGCAGCGGGAGGTGGGTCTCGACGTGCCAGTCCGGGCCGTCGAGCGTCACGGCGGCTTCCAGTCCGTCGCGGCCACCGTAGGTGACCGACACGTCCGCGTCGTCCGACGCGCCGACGGTCACCACGTCACCGGCGACGTCCCGTACCGCGTCGAGTGCCGAGCCCGTGGCGCCGGTGACCAGCGGGGCACCATCGGGTGCGACGTGAGCCTTGTCGCGGGCGATCTCCTCGATGGTGTCGCCGAGGATATCGGTGTGTTCGAGCGTGACCGACGTGACCGCGCTGGCGACCGGGTCGACGACGCTCGTGGCGTCGTGTTTCCCGCCGATACCGACCTCGAGGACCGCCACGTCGACGTCCTGTCGGTCGAACTCCCAGAGCGCGAGCGCGGTCATCGTCTCGAAGAAGGTCGGCGAGTCGTTGGTCGCCCCCTGTTCGGTGAGGTACGGTCGCACCTCGGCGACGAACTCGACGAGGGCCGCCTTCGACAGTTTCCGGCCGTTGACCGTGATCCGCTCCCGCACGTCCTCCAGATGCGGCGAGGTGTAGCGGCCGACGTCGAGGCCCGCCTCGCGGAGCGTCCGCTCGGCCATCCGAACGGTCGAGCCCTTGCCGTTGGACCCGGCGATCTGGACACACCGGAGGCTCTCGTGTGGGTCTCCGAGCGACGAGAGCAGGCCCCGCGTGGCGTCAGTGCCGATTCCCGACGGGAACCGGCGCAACTCGAGGAGGAAGTTCGCGGCCTCGTGGAACTCCATGCACGCACAAATCGGAGCCGCGCGCTTTAGCCTGTCGGACCTAGCGCTCGTCGGCCGACTCGCGCTGGGCCCACCGCACCACCGCCGCGCCGACGGCCAGGAAACTCAGCCCCAGCAGCGGGGCGACGTCGACGGACCCGGCTTCCTGGTCAGCCCGGCTCGTCGGCGTGGTTGCCGTCTCGTCCTCGTCCTCGCCCTCGGTATCGTCTTCCGCCCGGTCCTCACCGGCCGTCGCTTCGAGTGGCGATTCGATGGCCTCCTCGGCGCCGACACCGCTGGGCGTTGGGTCCAGCGGCGTGGTTTCCTCCTCGGGACCTGGGTCTTCGGTCGTCCTGACCACGTCCACTGTCGAGCCGTCGTCGGCCGACTCGTGTGTTGTCTCGCCACCGAGTTCGACGATGCTCGTGTCGTCCGCGTCCCTCTCGGGCCGCCATTCGTCGACCGGTTCGTCGAACCTGTCGACCGCCGACAGCCCGTCTGCCGAAGCCTCGCTTCCGGCGTTCCGGCGACGCAGCCACCACAGCGCACCGCTCGCGACGCCGACGAGGAGAAACAGGACGCCGACGACGAGCAGCCCCCACTCGCGGACGACCGGCGGGAGTCGGTCTGTCAGTCCGCCATCTCCTTGGTCGTCAGGGTCGAAGGGTTCGTCGACGTCCGGTTCGCTCGGTGGCGGCGTCTCGCCGGGTGACGGTCTCTGTGACTCGTCCTGAAGCGGCACTTCTTCTTCGGCGGCCGACTCCTCGTGGTCATCGCCCACCGATACGCCCGGAACCTTCCGGAGCACCCTGGTAGCGGGGCCGAAATCGACGTCGACCCGCAGAACGGTGTAGTCTCGCATACGTGACCTATCGAGTGGCTGGAACGTGAAGTTACCCCTGGCCCCGCTCCACCATCGGTTCCCGTTCCTCGTCGACCCCTTCGAGGGACTCGACGACTGGCGGCTCGTCGGCCGCCGTCGACTCCGATTCGAGCAGGGCCTGCAACTCTCGCTCCAGTTCGGCCTCCGAGAGGTCGCCGTCGACGTAGCGCCTGGCGATCTGGGCCCGGCGTTCGTCGCTCGTCGGCGCCGGCGGTTCGAAGCGGTCGGCCAGCCCCAGCGCCGACAGCGGCGGGAGGACGCGTTCGAGTCGACGGAGGACACTGGCCAACCGCTGATGCTTGGGGAGCGTCGCGCGCCGCCGCAGCTCTCTGAGAAGCGCCACCGCGAAGACGACGTCTAGGCCGAGCAACAGGAGCGGGCCCAGGACGGTGATGACGGCCGGCGCCAGTATCGAACCGCCGGTAACGAGCGTCGAGAGCGTGGCGAGGACGCCGACCACGCCGAGTCCGACGGCACCGACCGTCGTCAGGACGACGCCGGAAAACAGGAGCGGGAGGCGGTTGTCTGCGACCAGGGACACGCCGTCCTATACGTCGACCCGAGGCAAATGTGTTTGCCCGTCAAGCGGTCTGGGCTATCGCGACTCCGCTTCGGGAACCGGTGCGACGAGACAGCGAGAAACGGCGCGACGTGGTCGGTGCTAGTCGTGCCGGAACGACCGCTGACCGGTCATGACCATCGCCATGTCGTGTTCGTTCGCCGCCTCGACGACGCTCTCGTCGTTCTTCGACCCGCCGGGCTGGATGACGGCCTCGATACCGGCCTTGGCGGCCTCCTCGATGCCGTCCGGGAACGGGAAGAACGCGTCGGAGGCCATCACGGCGCCCGCGGCGTCCTTGCCCTCGGCGTGCTCGTCGGCCTTCATCGCGGCCAGTCGGACGGCGTCGACGCGGGAGACCTGCCCCATGCCGATGCCGACCGTCTCGGTGCCTTTCGCGAAGAGGATGCCGTTGGACTTGACGTGCTTCAGGGTGTGCCAGGCGAACAGCATCGACTCGAGCTGTTCGTCGGTCGGCTCGCGCTCGGTGACGACCTCCAGGTCGTCGGCGGTGAGGTGCTGGGTGTCGCGTTCCTGGACCAGTCGGCCGCCGACGAGCGGCTTCTCGGTGATGGTGTCGGTGACCTCGAAGTTGTCGGACCGGCCGGACTCGTCCGTTCGGCCGTCCCCGCGGCTCACGTCGAGGACGCGCAGGTTCTCCTTCTCGAAGAGGACGTCCAGCGCGGCGTCGGTGTACCCCGGCGCGACGACGACCTCTTTGAACGAGTCGATGATCTGCTCGGCGGTGTCGGCGTCGCAGGTCCGGTTGAGCGCGACGATGCCGCCGAAGGCGCTCATCGGGTCCGTCGACAGCGCCTTCGCGTAGGCGTCGGAAAGCGAGTCGGCGGTCGCACAACCTGCGGGGTTGGTGTGCTTGATGACCGCCGCCGCGGGCTCGTCGAACTCCTTGATGAGGTTCAGGGCGCCGTCGGCGTCGTTGTAGTTGTTGTACGACAGCGCCTTCGCGCCCTCGTTGAGCTGGTCGGCGTGGACGACGCTGGCCTCCGAGACGGTGGTGTCGGCGTACAGCGCGGCGTCCTGGTGGGGGTTCTCCCCGTACCGCAGGTCGGCGGCGCGGTCGTCAGAGACGAGCCGTCGCGCGGGGAAGGCCCCGCCGACGTCGCCGTCGACCGAGACGGAGTTGTTCTCGGAGTCGACCTCCACGCGGTCCTCGGCGAACCACTTGACGACCCGTGGATAGGCGGTGAACTCGCCCTGGTAGAGGACCCGTTCTTTCAGGTCGGCGACGTCGTCGCCCTCCACGACCGGAATCGGCTCCTGCGTGACGATGGGGCCGCCGTCGACCGTCTCGCCGACGACGTGGACCGTACAGCCGGTGACCTTCACGCCGGCGTCGAGCACCTGCTCGTGGGCGTCCATGCCCGGGAAGTTCGGGAGCAGCGAGGGGTGGACGTTGAGCGTCGTCGGCGCACCGTCGAGGAACGTCTCGCTGAGCACGCGCATGTACCCGTCCAGGGTCACGAGGTCGAAGTCGTACGCCGCGAGCGCGTCGAGTACGCGCTCCTCGTGGGCCTCGCGCGCCTTATCCTCGTCACGCTCGACGACCTCGGTGGGGATGCCCCGCTCGGCCGCCGCGTCGAGGACGGGCGCGTCGGCGTCGTTCGTCAGGACGACTGCGAACTCGGCCCCGCCCGGGGCGCGGTCCGCGATGTTCATGAGGTTCCGGCCGCGGTTGCTGGCCATACCGGCGAGTTTCATATCGGAGTGGGTGCGCGGCCGGTGCAAAGTAGTTGCGAAACGCGCGTTCGCGGCGGCGGCCGAGCGAGCGCGCTCCGGCCGATAGCACGGTGACCGAGGCCTTCGCTCCGGATGGTGTGTCCCGATTCGAGATGCGTCCCGAGACGCTGACCGGGCCGCTCGCCGGACACTCCGGCTGCCCCGCTCGGACAGACCGACGGCGGCGAAGACCCGAGCGACGACTGACCGCGCGACCGTTTCCGTCGGCCTCGTTCCGGTGTTCCGATAACAACACTACCATATGTCTCGCTCGCGACGTGCAGACCGTGTCAGGTGACGATACAGACGACCCCGTGGCGGCAGCACTGTCCGGGTCGACCGACCTCTACGACGTCGCGGAGTGGGACCCGCGGTCCGGTCTCGACCGGGCCTCGGTCGCGGTCCACTCGCTGTTGCACGCCTCGCGGCGCTGGCTCCTCATCGCGTTGGGCGTCGTCCTCTTCGTCGTCCAGCTCGCCTTCGCCGGCTTGCTCGTCCTCCGGCAGCCGTCGCTGGGCGTCCTCGCCGCGCTGTCGGCGGTGCCGGCGCTCGCCATCGTCGGCTACCTGTGGTACGGCGACCCGACGATACGCGAGCCGGTCGAGACGATGGCCGTCGTGTTCGTGCTGGCCATCCTGTTTGCGAGCTTCGCCGCGGTGGTCAACACGGCCCTCCAGCCGCTGTTCCGGTTCGTTCCCGTCGTCGGGATGGCCGTCTTCTTCTTCGTCGTCGTCGGCCCGATAGAGGAGACGGTGAAGTGGCTCGGGGTCCGAATCGGCGCCTTCGAGTCGATCAACTCCGTCGTCGACGGGGTCGTCTACGGCGCCGTCGCCGGCCTCGGCTTCGCGACCATCGAGAACGCTATCTACATCGTCCAGGGCTACTCCCGGCAGATGGCACTCCAGAGCGGAACGCCCCTCGTCGCGGCCGTCCAGACAGCCACCAGCCGGGCGTTCGTCGGGCCGGGCCACGTACTCTACTCCTCGCTGGCCGGCTACTATCTGGGCCTGGCGAAGTTCAACCCCGAGAACAAGGGCCCCATCGTGGTGAAGGGGCTGCTCCTCGCCGCGCTGGTCCACGCGCTCTACAACACGTCGGTCACGTACCTGCCGGAACTGATTCCGTGGAACTTCGCCACCCTCATCGGGTTCGTCGTCGTCTTCGACGCCGTCGTCGGGTACTTCCTCTACCGGAAACTCGCCCGGTACAAGCGCCTCTACCACCGGACGGCGGCCAGCGGTCACCAGAGCGAGACCGACGGGTCGAGCGCCGACCCGTCCGACGCGTAACGACACGCTTTTTCGGACCTCCCGTGCACTCTCGACCATGACCGAGAGAGGGCCACTCGCCGCCGTGTCGCCACTCGACGGGCGGTACGCCCGCTACACCGAACCGCTCGTCCCGTACGCCAGCGAGCGGGCGCTCATGCGCGCCCGCGTGGAGGTCGAAGTCGAGTACCTCGTCGCGCTCGCCGACCTCGACGCCACGCCACTGACTATCGACGACGACCAGCGCGCCACCCTTCGAGCGCTCTACGAGGAGTTCGACGACGACGATGCGAGCGTCGTCAAGCAACTCGAGACCGAGGGCTACGGCGAGTACAGCGCCACCAACCACGACGTGAAGGCCATCGAGTACTTCGTCCGCCTGGGCATGCCCGAGGGACTGGACGCCGATCACTGGATTCACTTCGGCCTCACCAGCGAGGACGTGAACAACCTCGCCCACCGCCTGCTCGTGAAACCCGCAGCCGAGGACGTCCTGGTCCCGGAACTGCGCGAGATTCGCGACTCACTGGTGGAGATGGCACAGACCTACGCCGACGTGCCGATGCTCGCGCGCACCCACGGCCAGCCCGCCACGCCGACGACGTTCGGCAAGGAGATGGCCGTCTACGCCTCCCGACTCGGGCGGGCCATCGGCCGCATCGAGCGCGCTGCGGGCGACCTCTCGGGAAAACTCGCCGGTGCGTCGGGGACCTACGCGGCCCACCACGCGGCCTACCCCGACGTGGACTGGCCGGCCTTCTCGAAGGCGTTCGTCGCCGACCTCGACCTCGAACATGAGCCCCTGACGACGCAGGTCAACCCCTGTGACGACCTCGCGGTGCTGTTCGACGCCCTGCGTGGCGCGAACAACGTCCTGCTGGACATGGACCTCGACATGTGGCTGTACGTCTCCGACCGCTACCTGGGCCAGGAGACCGTCGCAGGCGAGACGGGCTCCTCGACGATGCCCCACAAGGTCAACCCGATAGACTTCGAGAACAGCGAGGGGAACCTCTCGAAGGCCAACTCCGATTTGACCTTCCTCGGGGACTACGTCACGAGCTCCCGACTCCAGCGTGACCTCTCGGACTCGACGGTCAAGCGGAACATCGGCGCGGCCTTCGCGCACTGTCTCATCGGCTACGGGAAGTGCCAGAACGGCCTCGCGAAGGTCGTCCCCAACGAGCAGGTGATGCTGGACGACCTGAACGACACGCCCGAGATAATCGGCGAGGCCGTCCAGACCATCCTCCGACGCGAGGGCCACGACGACGCCTACGAGCAGGTCAAGAAGGCCACCCGCGGCCGCGAGGTGACGATGGCCGACTTCGAGGCGATGATCGCCGACCTCGACGTCGCCGAAGACGTCCGCGCCGAACTCGAGGCGCTGACCCCCCCGGGCTACACCGGCATCGCCGACCAGCTGGCCGAGGACGTGTAAGCCGCCCGGGAACGGAAAGAGTCACCACTCGCTCGGCCGTAGCCCGCACAACTGATGGTCCTGGGCACCGACAACCGCATTCTGACGCTGGCGCTGGCCCGCATGGCCGACGCGCTGGGCAACTCCTTTCTCATCATCGTCCTCCCACTGTACATCGCCAGCGGCCAGATATCGCTCGCCGGCATCGTCGGCACCAGTGTCTTCGGTCTCGTCCTCCAGACGGAGACGCTCATCGGGCTCGTGCTCTCGCTGTTCGGTCTCCTGAACAGCTTCGGGCAGCCCTTCACCGGACGGGCCTCAGACCGGACCGGTCGGCGACGAATCTTCGTCCTCGTCGGACTGGTGCTCTTTGCGGTCGGGAGTGCGGCCTACCCCTTCCTGACGAGTTACTGGACCGTCCTCGGCGCCCGGGCGCTCCAGGGCGTCGGCGCCGCCTTCACCATCCCGGCGACGGTGGCGCTGGTCAACGACTACGCGACCAGCGACGCCGAGCGGGGTGGCAACTTCGGCGTGTTCAACACGTTCCGACTCATCGGCTTCGGCTTCGGGCCCATCATCGCCGGCGTGGTCATCACGGGCGGGCTCGCCAGCCGGAACGTGGTCACGTACACCCTGTTCGGGTCGACGTTCTCCGGGTTCACCGCGGCGTTCGCCGTCGCAGTCCTCGGTGCGGTCGTGAGTTTCGCCCTGGTCTTCCTGCTCATCACGGACCCGCCGGAGGCGGCCAACGCGGCGAGCAAGAACCTCTCTATCGCCATTCGGAACCCGAACGGACGGGGACTCGACTCGGTGTTCGTCCTCGGCATCGGCACCTTCCTGATGGCGACGACCATCGCGCTCTTTGCCACGCTCGAAGGACCGATACGCATGCGGTTAGACGAGTCGACGTTCATGTTCAGCGTGCAGTTCGCCGCCGTCGTCATCGCGAACGTCGCCTTCCAGGTCCCAATCGGCCGGGCCAGCGACCGGTTCGGGCGGCGACCGTTCGTCGTCGCCGGGTTCGTCGTCCTGATTCCGTCGGTGTTCGCCCAGGGCGTCGTCACCGACCCGTGGCTGATGCTTCTGGCCCGGTTCGTCCAGGGCATCGGCGTCGCGCTCGTCTTCGCGCCGTCGCTGGCGCTGGCCGGCGACCTCGCCGGCGAGCGCGGGTCCGGTACCACGCTCTCTGTGCTGACGATGGCCTTCGGGCTGGGCGTCGCCGCCGGCCCGCTCGCGTCTGGACTCCTCTTCAACTTCGGCGGGTTCAGCACCCCGTTCACCGTCGGGGCGGGCCTCGCGGTTGTCGCACTCGTGTTGACCTATACGCAGGTCGAAGAGACGCTCGACGCCTGACCTGCGCTCAGAAGTCGTCGATGACGGGAATCCCCATCGTGTCGTAGTCGGTCATCGCCGCGAGTGTCTCGGGCGTCTCCTCGAGAGCGACCCGCTCTGCGACGATCTTCGCTGGGTCGATACGGTCGTTCTCGAGGAACCGGAACAGCTCGTCGTAGCGCGCCGGGGCCATCCCGATGGCGCCGACCACCGACAGCTCCTTGCCGACGATGCGGTCGGTCGGGAGCGCGACCTGTCCCCCTTCGGTCCGTGTCGTCAGGCCGATCTGGACGTGCTGGCCCCGCGTCCGAAGGCAGTTCACGGAGTTCTGGCAGGTCGTCGCGATGCCCAGCGCGTCCACCGAGACGTGGGCCCCGCCGTCCGTGATGTCGTGTATCTCGCTCGGCACGTCCTCGATAGCGTCGGCGTCGACCGTCGCCGCTGCGCCGAGTCGCTCGGCGAAGTCGAGCTTCTCCGCGAAGAGGTCCACCGCGATCACGTTCGCGCCGAGCGCCGCTGCGATGTGGACAGCCGACAGGCCGACGCCGCCACAGCCGTGGACGGCCACCCAGTCGCCGGCGTCGACGTCGGCCTGGTGGACGAGCCCGTGGAAGGCCGTCATGAACCGACAACCCAGGCCAGCCATGTCGACGGAGGAGACGCTGTCGGGCAACTGGACGACGTTGACGTCGGCGTCCGGGACGTGGAGCTGTTCGGCGAACGCGCCCGGGACCGCCGGTTCCAGGCCCAGCGAGCGCCGGTTCTCACAGAGGTTGGCGTGGCCGGTTCGACACTGGTGGCAGGTGCCGTCGGCGAGGTTGAACGGCACCGTGACGTGGTCGCCCTCGTTGACGGTCTCGACCTCGTCGCCGACGGCGCGGACGGTGCCGGCGGGCTCGTGACCGAGGACGTGGCCGGCGGCCAGGCCCCGCTCCGCCCAGACCGGGTCGCCCTGCCAGGCGTGCCAGTCGCTCCGGCAGATACCACACGCCTCCAGTTCGACGACGACGCCCGTCGGGTCCGGTGTCGGCGGGTCGACGGTGCTGACCTCCAGTGGCTCACCGTGGCCGGTGAAGACAACTGCGCGCATACCCCGTCTCGGACGGCCGAGCGAATAATAGTATGCCCGCGTGCTGGCCCGTCATCGCTTTCGAGCCCCCGCCGACGTTCCGGGCCAATGGGTCTCTATCCCCGGACTGACC
This DNA window, taken from Haloarcula ordinaria, encodes the following:
- the purB gene encoding adenylosuccinate lyase; translation: MTERGPLAAVSPLDGRYARYTEPLVPYASERALMRARVEVEVEYLVALADLDATPLTIDDDQRATLRALYEEFDDDDASVVKQLETEGYGEYSATNHDVKAIEYFVRLGMPEGLDADHWIHFGLTSEDVNNLAHRLLVKPAAEDVLVPELREIRDSLVEMAQTYADVPMLARTHGQPATPTTFGKEMAVYASRLGRAIGRIERAAGDLSGKLAGASGTYAAHHAAYPDVDWPAFSKAFVADLDLEHEPLTTQVNPCDDLAVLFDALRGANNVLLDMDLDMWLYVSDRYLGQETVAGETGSSTMPHKVNPIDFENSEGNLSKANSDLTFLGDYVTSSRLQRDLSDSTVKRNIGAAFAHCLIGYGKCQNGLAKVVPNEQVMLDDLNDTPEIIGEAVQTILRREGHDDAYEQVKKATRGREVTMADFEAMIADLDVAEDVRAELEALTPPGYTGIADQLAEDV
- a CDS encoding MFS transporter; translated protein: MVLGTDNRILTLALARMADALGNSFLIIVLPLYIASGQISLAGIVGTSVFGLVLQTETLIGLVLSLFGLLNSFGQPFTGRASDRTGRRRIFVLVGLVLFAVGSAAYPFLTSYWTVLGARALQGVGAAFTIPATVALVNDYATSDAERGGNFGVFNTFRLIGFGFGPIIAGVVITGGLASRNVVTYTLFGSTFSGFTAAFAVAVLGAVVSFALVFLLITDPPEAANAASKNLSIAIRNPNGRGLDSVFVLGIGTFLMATTIALFATLEGPIRMRLDESTFMFSVQFAAVVIANVAFQVPIGRASDRFGRRPFVVAGFVVLIPSVFAQGVVTDPWLMLLARFVQGIGVALVFAPSLALAGDLAGERGSGTTLSVLTMAFGLGVAAGPLASGLLFNFGGFSTPFTVGAGLAVVALVLTYTQVEETLDA
- a CDS encoding PrsW family intramembrane metalloprotease, whose protein sequence is MSGDDTDDPVAAALSGSTDLYDVAEWDPRSGLDRASVAVHSLLHASRRWLLIALGVVLFVVQLAFAGLLVLRQPSLGVLAALSAVPALAIVGYLWYGDPTIREPVETMAVVFVLAILFASFAAVVNTALQPLFRFVPVVGMAVFFFVVVGPIEETVKWLGVRIGAFESINSVVDGVVYGAVAGLGFATIENAIYIVQGYSRQMALQSGTPLVAAVQTATSRAFVGPGHVLYSSLAGYYLGLAKFNPENKGPIVVKGLLLAALVHALYNTSVTYLPELIPWNFATLIGFVVVFDAVVGYFLYRKLARYKRLYHRTAASGHQSETDGSSADPSDA
- the purH gene encoding bifunctional phosphoribosylaminoimidazolecarboxamide formyltransferase/IMP cyclohydrolase, encoding MKLAGMASNRGRNLMNIADRAPGGAEFAVVLTNDADAPVLDAAAERGIPTEVVERDEDKAREAHEERVLDALAAYDFDLVTLDGYMRVLSETFLDGAPTTLNVHPSLLPNFPGMDAHEQVLDAGVKVTGCTVHVVGETVDGGPIVTQEPIPVVEGDDVADLKERVLYQGEFTAYPRVVKWFAEDRVEVDSENNSVSVDGDVGGAFPARRLVSDDRAADLRYGENPHQDAALYADTTVSEASVVHADQLNEGAKALSYNNYNDADGALNLIKEFDEPAAAVIKHTNPAGCATADSLSDAYAKALSTDPMSAFGGIVALNRTCDADTAEQIIDSFKEVVVAPGYTDAALDVLFEKENLRVLDVSRGDGRTDESGRSDNFEVTDTITEKPLVGGRLVQERDTQHLTADDLEVVTEREPTDEQLESMLFAWHTLKHVKSNGILFAKGTETVGIGMGQVSRVDAVRLAAMKADEHAEGKDAAGAVMASDAFFPFPDGIEEAAKAGIEAVIQPGGSKNDESVVEAANEHDMAMVMTGQRSFRHD
- the folP gene encoding dihydropteroate synthase; this encodes MEFHEAANFLLELRRFPSGIGTDATRGLLSSLGDPHESLRCVQIAGSNGKGSTVRMAERTLREAGLDVGRYTSPHLEDVRERITVNGRKLSKAALVEFVAEVRPYLTEQGATNDSPTFFETMTALALWEFDRQDVDVAVLEVGIGGKHDATSVVDPVASAVTSVTLEHTDILGDTIEEIARDKAHVAPDGAPLVTGATGSALDAVRDVAGDVVTVGASDDADVSVTYGGRDGLEAAVTLDGPDWHVETHLPLLGEHQAQNAGVAAALCRQVADVATTDIERGLRNAHWPGRFEVMDESPLTVLDGAHNPGGVERVVETLAAFEYDDLHVVLGAMVDKDHSDIAAALGDADHVVACKPNVDRAESTSVVARAVEGATDATVETRSDVAGALDIALDAAGEDDAVLVTGSLYAVREARTRWARSMVPKRVDSIPEARETIAAADVTDAGAWRMRGKAVHRVLRTRVQPRQAQYLKEELLSLGGECAISGLNNQDEENVDVVLMATMAQFKRLTDKLEGQPYGLATFSDELREALDIQQPATDREFPWDDGTAVMGILNVTPDSFHDGGEYDAAEDAVARAEAMVEAGVDILDIGGESTRPGAEPVPAEEERERVLPVIEALADADVAISVDTRKASVARAALDAGADILNDVSGLEDPEMRLVAAEYDVPVVVMHSIETPVDPETDVDYDDVVEDCIDQLTERVLLAEKAGLDREQIIVDPGVGFGKTAAESFELLGRIDEFQALGCPVLVGHSHKSLFGLIGQDADERGSATVAATALAAERGADIVRVHDVPENVAAVDVVNAAADPSRFED
- a CDS encoding zinc-dependent alcohol dehydrogenase family protein → MRAVVFTGHGEPLEVSTVDPPTPDPTGVVVELEACGICRSDWHAWQGDPVWAERGLAAGHVLGHEPAGTVRAVGDEVETVNEGDHVTVPFNLADGTCHQCRTGHANLCENRRSLGLEPAVPGAFAEQLHVPDADVNVVQLPDSVSSVDMAGLGCRFMTAFHGLVHQADVDAGDWVAVHGCGGVGLSAVHIAAALGANVIAVDLFAEKLDFAERLGAAATVDADAIEDVPSEIHDITDGGAHVSVDALGIATTCQNSVNCLRTRGQHVQIGLTTRTEGGQVALPTDRIVGKELSVVGAIGMAPARYDELFRFLENDRIDPAKIVAERVALEETPETLAAMTDYDTMGIPVIDDF